From Helicoverpa armigera isolate CAAS_96S chromosome 19, ASM3070526v1, whole genome shotgun sequence, one genomic window encodes:
- the LOC110376342 gene encoding deoxycytidylate deaminase isoform X2: MDITEATANLSLNETRRREDVISWQDYFMAVACLAAQRSKDPDTQVGACIVNKDNRIISIGYNGLPNGYPDAEFTWAREDKLYVCHAEMNAIVNKNCTDVKGCHIYVKLFPCNECAKIIIQSGISKVYYLSDEKNDKRKYQVAQKMFIAANVEFEKYVPTRRRIEIIF, encoded by the exons ATGGATATTACAGAAGCAACCGCGAACTTATCGTTAAATGA GACCAGGAGGCGCGAGGACGTTATAAGTTGGCAGGATTATTTCATGGCTGTTGCTTGTTTGGCAGCACAACGAAGCAAAGATCCTGATACCCAAGTGGGTGCCTGCATTGTGAATAAGGATAACAGAATTATTAGCATCGG ATACAATGGACTGCCGAATGGATATCCTGATGCTGAATTTACTTGGGCGAGGGAAGATAAACTTTATG tGTGCCATGCTGAAATGAATGCCATTGTCAACAAGAACTGCACCGATGTAAAGGGTTGTCACATATATGTCAAACTGTTTCCTTGCAATGAGTGCGCGAAGATAATCATCCAATCAGGAATCagtaaagtttattatttatcagatGAAAAAAACGACAAGCGGAAATACCAAGTTGCTCAGAAGATGTTTATAGCCGCCAACGTTGAATTCga AAAGTACGTACCAACGCGTCGTAGAATCGAGATCATCTTCTGA
- the LOC110376342 gene encoding deoxycytidylate deaminase isoform X3 has translation MDQPHRRTRRREDVISWQDYFMAVACLAAQRSKDPDTQVGACIVNKDNRIISIGYNGLPNGYPDAEFTWAREDKLYVCHAEMNAIVNKNCTDVKGCHIYVKLFPCNECAKIIIQSGISKVYYLSDEKNDKRKYQVAQKMFIAANVEFEKYVPTRRRIEIIF, from the exons GACCAGGAGGCGCGAGGACGTTATAAGTTGGCAGGATTATTTCATGGCTGTTGCTTGTTTGGCAGCACAACGAAGCAAAGATCCTGATACCCAAGTGGGTGCCTGCATTGTGAATAAGGATAACAGAATTATTAGCATCGG ATACAATGGACTGCCGAATGGATATCCTGATGCTGAATTTACTTGGGCGAGGGAAGATAAACTTTATG tGTGCCATGCTGAAATGAATGCCATTGTCAACAAGAACTGCACCGATGTAAAGGGTTGTCACATATATGTCAAACTGTTTCCTTGCAATGAGTGCGCGAAGATAATCATCCAATCAGGAATCagtaaagtttattatttatcagatGAAAAAAACGACAAGCGGAAATACCAAGTTGCTCAGAAGATGTTTATAGCCGCCAACGTTGAATTCga AAAGTACGTACCAACGCGTCGTAGAATCGAGATCATCTTCTGA
- the LOC110376341 gene encoding ecdysone oxidase has product MISINVIINEFFKALQSMGSSSMVQWFFRALTLSQALLQSGWPTNYQLTDGDRFDFIVVGSGSAGSVVAARLSEIPEFNVLLVETGGDPPPTSVIPGLFTTLQGTEYDWNYKARFDEGVGLAHPGGFLPYSRGKVLGGSSSTNYLIYSRGVPEDYDKWNRIAPGWGWDSVLHYFKKLEGMTDTTLFKNPRTAYLHSTDGPVKVSRPGTMASTAAIDDIRLDCYEEMGIKRVLEINGPEIVGAARPHFTLYNGRRSSTAEAYLRPAKDRPNLKVAKFSTVTKILIDPHTLQAFGVQISMNNKKTINVFASKEVIVSAGTINSPKILLQSGLGPQEDLSKLGIKTVADLPVGKNFHDHQAIQLIYKGKQGIETAAQNIVAAPQLDTLPVPVQSGFFRINTTSDYPSVSQPHFQFFNTYIGAAAWPLLMVVCKTVANFDEKLCNSQANANAFNEIDNVLLIMLHPLSRGQVRLASADPFDDPVIDLGYYRDPYDLDVAAEGVKYMNLLINTKYFRNVKGSVPRLSVPGCEDLDWGSHQYWRCYAKNTVASILHAVGTCSMGPNGVVDERLRVHNIGGLRVVDASVIPFIPSGNTNAPVMMIGEKAADMIKADYIKRSKAYGNQIFATFDDILGVER; this is encoded by the exons ATGATATCAATTAACGTGATAATTAACGAGTTCTTCAAAGCCCTACAGTCTATGGGTTCTTCGTCTATGGTGCAGTGGTTTTTTCGCGCCTTGACCCTGTCACAGGCGTTGCTGCAGTCAGGGTGGCCAACTAACTATCAGCTAACag ATGGTGATAGATTCGACTTCATAGTGGTCGGCAGTGGCTCAGCAGGATCGGTTGTGGCAGCCAGGCTGTCAGAGATACCAGAGTTCAACGTACTCCTCGTGGAAACCGGAGGAGATCCCCCACCTACCAGCGTT ATTCCAGGTCTGTTTACAACGCTACAAGGCACTGAATATGATTGGAATTATAAAGCCCGGTTCGATGAAGGAGTTGGCTTAGCTCACCCAGGTGGCTTTCTTCCATACTCCCGTGGAAAAGTCCTCGGAGGCAGTTCTTCCACCAACTATCTGATATACTCTCGTGGTGTTCCTGAGGATTATGATAAGTGGAACCGAATCGCACCAGGATGGGGCTGGGATAGCGTCCTTCACTATTTCAAAAAGCTGGAAGGCATGACAGATACAACACTGTTCAAAAATCCACGAACCGCTTATCTCCACTCAACTGATGGCCCAGTGAAAGTTTCTAGGCCTGGGACAATGGCATCTACTGCCGCCATTGATGATATAAGATTGGATTGCTACGAAGAAATGGGCATAAAACGGGTTCTTGAAATTAATGGTCCTGAGATTGTGGGTGCCGCCCGTCCACACTTCACTCTCTATAATGGTAGAAGATCTAGTACAGCAGAAGCTTATTTGAGACCTGCTAAAGACAGACCTAATCTTAAAGTAGCAAAATTCTCCACTGTTACTAAAATTTTAATAGACCCGCATACATTGCAGGCATTTGGGGTACAAATCTccatgaataataaaaaaactataaatgtCTTTGCTTCTAAGGAGGTTATTGTTTCAGCTGGTACTATAAACAGCCCTAAAATTCTTTTACAGTCAGGTTTAGGGCCTCAAGAAGATTTATCAAAATTGGGTATAAAAACTGTGGCCGATCTTCCAGTCGGCAAGAATTTCCACGACCACCAAGCTATACAGTTGATTTATAAAGGTAAACAAGGAATTGAAACAGCAGCACAAAATATTGTGGCAGCACCACAATTAGATACTCTGCCTGTTCCAGTACAAAGCGGGTTTTTCAGGATCAACActacttctgactacccgtctGTATCGCAACCTCATTTCCAATTTTTCAATACGTACATAGGGGCGGCGGCTTGGCCTCTTTTGATGGTTGTGTGTAAAACAGTCGCTAATTTCGACGAGAAACTATGCAATTCTCAGGCGAACGCGAACGCTTTTAATGAAATAGATAACGTGCTCCTCATCATGCTGCATCCACTATCAAGAGGTCAGGTGAGATTAGCGAGTGCTGATCCTTTTGATGACCCTGTTATTGATTTAGGGTATTACAGGGATCCTTATGATTTAGACGTGGCTGCAGAAGGCGTGAAATATAtgaatct tttaataaatacaaagtatTTTAGGAATGTAAAAGGTAGTGTTCCAAGGTTGAGTGTGCCTGGCTGTGAGGACTTAGACTGGGGTTCACACCAGTACTGGAGGTGTTACGCGAAGAATACGGTGGCGTCGATTCTCCATGCGGTCGGTACTTGCAGCATGGGACCCAATGGCGTGGTGGATGAACGTCTGAGGGTTCATAACATAGGAGGATTGAGGGTCGTGGATGCCTCAGTCATTCCATTCATTCCTAGTGGCAATACAAATGCTCCAGTTATGATGATTGGCGAAAAAGCTGCTGATATGATAAAAGCTGATTACATTAAACGTAGTAAAGCATATGGTAACCAAATATTTGCCACTTTTGACGATATTTTGGGGGTAGAACGATGA